A window of Halopseudomonas sabulinigri genomic DNA:
CCGTAAAAAGAGTTTACTGCCTGGGACATCGCATATCTGAGCTGGCGACCGAAACCAAAATTTCGCTTAGCCCCTCGCTTGATAGGTTGTTTCATAGATGCTCGTTTCCTTTATTTGTTGGGGGGTGCAGCTTTGCGTGGCGATGCGCTCCAGGTGGGGCAGGGACGCATTGCTTTATCGCTCACCACGCACGCGTCCCTGCCCCTAACCGGAGTTAGATTTTTAACCATTTGAGGTTTCCTCATAGGCGGGTGGACGGTTGTGTGCCGCTGCTAGCACGATTGAATCTGCTGCGCCGGAAACCGATCCCTGGAGAGGAGCGGGGGGCGTGGGCTGGCTCTTTTCATCGAGGCCGTGCAGCAGAATTGGGTGCCAGAATTATCTGGCTGAATTTTGACTAGATCGCTCGACATGCCGGGCTGAAAACCCGGTGGCGGAGGCCGGTCGATTGAGTTTTGTCCAGGTTTATTTTCCGTTTTAGTCCGGAAGTGATTCGTATCTTATTGATACTGTTTGGGTATTTGTATTTTAACGGGTCCATCTCTTAAACGTTTGGACCATTAAAAAAAACCGCCGCGGTATATAGATATCGCATGACGGTGCTTAGAATCAGGCCATAAAGGCATTGGAAAGCTGTAGCTTTCAGCGTCCAGCTCACCAGCCCTTTGGCATTTCCTCAAGGGGATGGTGTGTATCTTTGGGCCGCAGAGGGTTGTCCCGCAGTCGTCATGGATGACCGCGGGCTTTGGGCATGCTTTGCCATAGGCAGAGCTTTCATAGAGATTTGGCCGTGGCCAAAATTCAGATGCTGTTTTTGTACGTGCCCAGCTAGCGCGTCAGGCTCGGCCTGAAGAACATTTAGTGTCGCCGAATTTCGGTGTCTTGGGACTCGTCTAAATGCTGAGTTTGGCGATTAACTCGTGGAAGTTGGTATTGTCTCCTGACTATCCGAGGATAGTCAGGAGTGAAGGGACAGGCTCGAACTACGTGAGCATCTCCAATCAAAGGCTTTAGCTAAGTGTCAGAGCTGGAGTCGCTGTCCGAATCGAGATCCGATTTAATGCGCTGCAAGAGCGTTTGAACACTCACTCCCTGTTCCTCTTTGAGGTATAAAGCGACCAATGCTGAAATTGGATGGACTCCTAATTTTTTTGATATTTTCTCAATCTCGTCGATGCTGTGCTCTTTTAACTCAAGCCCCAGCTCGCTAGAAATTTGCCGATGTTTCATGTTTTAAATCTCCTGAGTTGACTACGTTTTTGGGTTCGGAATCTGGCCATGGTTAGCGTGTTTGTGAGTCAGGTTTCATTAAAACAGACACTCGGAAAACTCAAAATTAACACTATAGTGTGCACTGTCGAACGGCTTATACACTCGACGAGTTGCTTCGACATCTAGAAGAACAGATGAAAGGCTGGCACGGTCTGGCAACGCTGCGCGGCCACGGCATTAATGCGAGGCCGCTCTCGACAATGGATGCAGTCAAGTCAATTGCCGAGAATGCACATACTGGGCAGCCGATCGTGGTCAATCCGTGGGCTGAGGCTAGCCTACGTAGGGGCTCTGAGGATGCTGGAGTACCTGTTCTCTAACAGTCGACGACATCGAGATCCGATTCAACTCGCTCGAAGAGGGCCTCAATCGTAGTACCCGGATTTCCAGCCAAATAGGTTGCTACCATTATTGATACCGGATGGATTTCCAGCACGTCTGAGATCTGCTGAATTTTATCGATGGTTGGAGACTTCAATCCCCTCTCTAGTGAGCTCATATAGGTCCGGCTGCTAATGTCTGAAAAATCCTCTTGGGAGAGATTTCTCTTATTGCGGAGTTGCCGGAGAGCGACGCCAAATGCCTGCTTGAGATCCATATTCCACCCAGAAAATGGTCTTGATACAGTCTTTGAACACTATAGTGCTACAATCTATAGGGTTCGCAAATGGTGTGAGGCGAGCTTCAGGATGCATACGTTGGCCAAATAGGGAGATCTTGCAGGCGTCCATAACCCTGGTCAGTATCAACGTCGACCGGAGCAATTGAATAAAACCGCGTATCAGTTTTGACGAATTTATGCGTGAACATGAACACAATGGCTTTGTGTTATCGCGAGATATGGCGGCGCCTGGATAGCTCAAGCAGTCAGTTCAGGTCTACCGGTGCTGAGAACCTGACAACCCGCTATCCATTCCGTAAACCGATTTGAAATTTAATCGACCTCCGACATGGAGGCCTCTGGAGTGACAGATGACACTGCCACATGAAAGGACAAGATCACTTGTTCAAGCTGGAGAATTGCTGGCCGAGATTTCCAAAGATCATTCACTTCCGGATGAAATAAGGGCTCAGGTCAAAGTGGTCCTGCGCCATTACCCATCGAGTAAAGAGATTTTGCTCATAGGTAAACGCGATGAAATGGCCGACGATCCTTTTGGGCCATGGCTTTCATCGGATACAAAAAGCTGAGAGATCCGATCTTGTAAGAAATGCAAAGCAGAAGCAGATCTTCCGAGCTCGACTAGGCAGGTTATGAACACTATAGTGCTACAGTCTATAGTATTCATTAAGAGGAGAGGGTCGTGTATTGGATGCGCAAAATGACCAAGCAAGAAGAGCAAGCCGAAGAGGGAACATGCTTATTAGATTTAGGCATCACTTCAAAAATCCCCGAGCTAACATTTGTTTTGGCTTATTTAAAGCTAGAGGATGAAGCGGGCAACTGGTCGCTACGTTCAAAAATGATTAATAACCTTGATGTCATCGCTGTCTTGAACGCAGAGGCTGCTGGTTATCGTCCGAGAGCTCACAGCATTTATGTCGTAACGCCAGTGCCGTCTGACTCAGGCCCTGCAATCCAAATGGAGCTAATCAAGGGGGTGGACACTGTGATGTTGGATATTTCTGGCTCTAACTGCTTTGGTCTCAGATGCGAAGTAGACGACAATACGATTTACAATTTCATTCCGATAGCAGCGACCGGCTCCTACAAAAAAGCCGATTTAAATTGCTAGCTCTCAATATCCGAGCACGCACTAAATCCTGCTGGCGGATGAAACGGCTTCTGATTTCGGCATCCGATTGCGTGGTGGGCGGCACTTCCTCCGAACGAAGTCACTCGCTTATATAGGCTTCAGAGTCTCCAGTGTGAGAATGATCAACGCCCTTATCTCGTGCTGCTTCTTTTAGACGCAATTTTAAATTGCACGCCCGGGGTAACTTTATGCCGTGGCTGGGCCTGACTGAGGATTTGCTCAGTGCCGTCGGGTAATTCGGCAACAATGAAACCGTTTTTTGACAGCACGACTGTTTGGCCAGAGCGCTTTGCTCTCTCGTAAGCCGCATTGGTGGCCAGAGCTGCCAGGGCTGGAAATTGTTCTTCAAGCTCTCGTATGGTTTCATCAGATAGTGGCTGTTTGGTGGATCTAGTCATAGCCTCTTCCTCCACGAACGTTTTTTGCTTACCTCGTTTGATAATAACCTAGTGAAAGCCATTGGCGCGGCTCTATCGACCTCTTTTACCTAGGCTCGATTTAGAATATTGAGCATCCATGAAATTTGGGACGATTCAGGCCGGGCCTACAGGCAGGCATGTCGACGTATAGCTCAGCGCATTAAAGTTTCCAATGCGTACGCGTCCTAGCTTACGCTTGTCAGCCAAACCTCTTTCGAGCTTTCTACTCCAACCCATTGGCGCTAAAGTGAGAAACCGTCGAAGTTCGCACGCAAGGATAGCCTCGGATGACATTGCCACCACAACCGAAAGGCCTGGTTTTTGACCTAGAGGTAGTGCCGGCAAAAAATGGTAAGCCTGATCGCATAATCATGATCGGTGGGTTAAGGCCTGATACCGGCGGCGAGCTCGAGCTCAAGGTTGGTAGCGATTCGGCAGATGCGCTGCGGAAGCTTGATGCACTCTCGCAAGGGGCCAGCTTTGTGCTTGGCCACAATTTGGTGGAGCACGATCTGCCAGTACTACAGACTGCGGTGCCAGATCTCGCGATGCTTCGCTTGCCGGTGATTGATACACTTCGGCTCTCGCCGCTGGCTTTTCCGCAGAATCCGTACCACCGGCTGGTCAAGGATTACAAGCTAATCCGTGACAGTCTCAATTCGCCTCTGGCCGATTGTCGTTCCACCCTGACCCTCTTTCAGGACCAGCGCGAAGCTTTCGGCCAGTTGCGCTCAACCCATCGCGATGAACTTCTCTGTTATCAGAGCCTACTCGCCCCGTCGATCTCTGGTGGCGATCTAGGGGCCTTCTTTGGCTCACTCACAGGCGCGACACCGATCTCGTTGCCAGAGGCGCTGAAGCTGGTGCCAAACCTGTTGATCGAAACCGACCCCACGCTGGACCGGGATCTCAAGGTATGTCGACCGGCGCTGGCTGTACTGCTTGATCATGTTGAAGCAGAGGAACATCTCCGGTGGGCCTTCGCTTATGCATTGGCCTGGCTGCGCGTCTCCGGCGGTAATTCGGTGCTGGCACCATGGGTCAGGTACCAGTTTCCTGCGGTCGTCGGCATGATCCAGAAGCTCAGAGACGAGCCGTGCGGTAGCGCGGACTGCCAATACTGTCGAACGACTCATGATCCCAGGCTTGAGCTCAAGCGCTACTTCGGATTCGATGATTTCCGATACGAGAGCCCCGGCAGCAGTCTCCAGCATGATGTCGTGCTGGCCGGCATGCAGGGCGAAAACGTGCTCGCGGTACTCGCTACCGGCGGCGGCAAGTCGCTCTGTTATCAGTTGCCAGCGCTGAACCGATTTCATCGCAACGGTAGCCTGACGATTATTGTCTCACCGCTGCAGTCGCTTATGAAAGATCAGGTGGATGGCTTACTGACACGCAACGTGCAGTGCGCGGCAGCGCTCAATGGTCTGCTTACCATGCCTGAAAGGGCAGATGTGCTGGAGAAGATCCAGCTTGGGGATATTGGCATTCTGCTTGTCTCCCCCGAACAGTTTCGCAACATGACCTTCCGCAAGGCGATTGCCCAGCGGCAAATCGGCGCCTGGATCTTTGATGAGGCGCACTGTTTGTCCAAGTGGGGTAACGACTTCCGGCCTGATTACCTTTACGTCGCCAGATTCATCCGCGAATTCAGCGGCGACCAGCCCGTTGCCCCGATCGGCTGCTTCACCGCCACGGCGAAACTTGATGTTCTAGGAGATATCGAGGAGCATTTTCAGGAGATGCTCGGCTTGACCTTCAAAAGCTTCATTGGCACGCATGAGCGAACCAATCTGAGTTTTGAAGTGCTGCCCTGCCTTCGTAACGAAAAATGGGCGCGCATCAACCAGCTGCTCTCTACAGAACTTGGTGAGCAGGATGGCGGCGCGGTAATATTTGTTGCGAGCCGGCGCAAAACAGAAGAGCTGGCCAGTTTTCTCATAAGCCAGAACTGGTCATGCAGGCACTTCCACGCTGGCCTTGAGCCCCACGAAAAGAAGGACATCCAGGAGTCGTTCATAGGCGGATCGTTGCGAATCATCGTCGCGACCAATGCCTTTGGGATGGGCGTAGACAAGCCGGACATCCGGCTCGTCGTGCACGCAGACATCCCCGGCTCGCTGGAAAACTATCTTCAAGAGGCGGGCCGGGCAGGGCGGGACCAGGCACAGGCACGTTGCGTGCTGCTATACGACCCCCAGGATATTGAAACCCAGTTTGGACTCAGCGAGCGCTCGAAGCTCAGCCTGCGCGACATCCAGCAGATTCTGCGCAAGCTGAGGGTGGAAAGCACCAAGCGCAAGGGTGGCGAGCTTGTCATTACTGCCGGAGAGATACTGCTCGATGATAACGTCGATACCAGTTTCGATATCGATGATCAGGACGCGGAAACCAAGGTTGTCACGGCAGTTGCCTGGCTTGAGCGGGGGGAGTACCTCAAGCGTGAGGTGAACAAGACGCAGATATTTCCCGCCCGCCCGGGCCTGAGCAAGGAAGAGTGCGACAAGCGCCTGAAACAGGCGAACCTGTCTCAGCGGCGCCGTCAGGAGTTCGAAGCCATCCTGCGCTTTCTGTTCTCCGCCTGCCCGGATGAGCGCATCAACACCGACCAGCTTATGGCCCTCACAGGGCAGACGCAGGAAGAAGTCGCCGGTGCGCTCAAGCAGCTGGAAGAGCTCGGGCTGCTGGTCAACGATGCGCAGCTCACCCTCTATCTTCGCCACGGTACGAGCGATTCGGCCACGCAGCTTCTTGAGCATTCACTTCAGCTCGAGAAGGCTCTGTTCGATGTCCTGCGTGAGCAAGCTCCTGACGCTGATAGTGGTGCATGGCAGGATCTGAACCTGCAGCCGCTTACGGCGGAGCTGAAACAGCGCACGAATCGGCCAGACCTATTGCCCTTGCATGTGCAACGCCTGCTGCGCAGCCTTGCTCAGGACCGGGACGGTGAGAGCCGGCAGCGTAGTAGCTTCGAGCTGCGCCAGATAAGCCGCGACTACCTGAAACTGCGGGTACAGGTCGGCCACGATTGGAACAAGCTTGAGGCGCAAGGCGCAAAAAGACGCGCGATCGCCAGCAAGGTGCTGAGCTTTCTGGTGGACAAGATCGCCCCTGGCGTCCGCGGCAAGGATCTGCTGGTAGAAACGACCTTCTCCGAACTGCTGGGAGTGATCGAGCAGGATCTTGCGCTCCGTCATGAAATCCGCCTGGAGCAGCGCCGCAAGGCGATCGAGCATGTCCTGCTGTATATGCATCTGCAGGAAGTGCTCACCCTTAATCACGGCATGACGGTAATGCGCCGCGCGATGACTATCGACATTAACCCGGAAAAACGCGGCGTCTATCGCAAAGAAGACTACCTCCGGCTCGATGAGCATTACCGGGAGCGGGGTATTCAGGTCCATGTCATGCGTGAGTACGCCGAGATGGGCTTGAAGGGAATGGCCACGGCACTGGGGCTGGTGCTCGATTATTTTAGCCAGGGCAAGAGTGAATTCATCATGAGGTACTTCGCGGGGCGCGAAAGGACTCTGAAACTGATGACCAGCGAGGCGTCCTGGCGCACCATCGTTCATTCACTTAATAGCGCTCAGAAGCAGGCAGTGACAGATGACGATGACCGCAACTGCCTGCTGCTCGCTGGGCCTGGCTCCGGCAAGACGCGCGTCATCGTCCACAGGATCGCCTATCTGCTGCGGGTCCGCCGGGTGCCAGCCAGTTGCGTTGTTGCGCTAACGTTCAACCGCCACGCTGCCAATGAGATCCGCAAACGCCTCTTTGCGCTAATAGGGCAGGAGGCTTACGGGCTAACGGTTCTGACCTACCACAGCATGGCCATGCGCCTGACAGGCACCCGATTTGAACGCGGGGCGGAGGTCAATGAAGCAGAGCTCAAGCGCGTGCTGGAAAACGCCGTTGAGCTGCTTGAGGGTAAGGGCCACGCGGAGGGTGATGATGACCTGCGTGAGCAGCTCATGCGGGGGTACCGCTACATATTAGTGGATGAGTATCAGGACATCGACGAGATGCAGTATCGGCTGGTTAGTGCCCTGGCGGGGAGGACCACCGACGACGAAGGCAAGCTATGCATCATGGCGGTGGGCGATGACGACCAGAATATCTACGGGTGGCGCCAGACCAGCAACCAGTACATCGAGCGCTTTACTCAGGAATACGAAGCCAGCATCTCCTATCTGATAGAGAATTTTCGCTCGACCGGCCACATCATCAACGCGGCCAACCGCGTCATCCAGGCCAACCCTGATCGCCTTAAGGCAGAGCATCCCATAGGGATAGACAAGAAGCGTGTGACTGCGCCAGCCGGCGGCAACTGGGAAGCGCTCGACCCCGTCCGGAGGGGCAGGGTGCTGCGCATCCAGCTACCGGCAATAGATCGGGATGCTGGTAACCTGCAGGCGCAAGCAGCGGCCCGCGAGCTAGTGCGGCTAACGAATCTGGAAGGGTTGGACCTGAAGGGCTGCGCAGTGTTAGCTCGGTCACATCGCTATCTCGCACCTCTGCAAGCCTGGTGCGAGCAGAACGGCGTGCCTTATCACTTGGCCGCCAACAAGGACAGCGCGCTCCCGCTTACGCGCCTCAGGGAGTTTGTGCAGGTCGTGCGCATGATAAGTGCACATGAAGAAGCGTTATCACCTGCAGACTTGCAGCAACTGGTCGAGGCCCGCGAGTTCAGCACGCAGTGGCGCGCATTCTTCACGGCCGCAGTAGAGCAGATGCAGGTCGAACTCGGAGACTCCAAGTTCTCCGCCGCCACCCTGGTGGACTGGCTGTATGAATACGCACGGGAAATACGTCAGCAAACCAGTGAAGGGCTTTACCTGGGTACCGTCCATTCCGCCAAGGGGCTGGAGTTTCGGCATGTGGTGTTGCTCGACGGCAGCTGGAAAGTAACGGCGGACCAGCTAAGCGATGAAAGAAGGCTGTACTACGTCGGCATGACCCGGGCTGAGCATAGCCTGACGATCTGCGAATACCCCGGAGGGAACCCGTTTAGCCATGCCCTCGCAGATAGTGCAATAGTCGAAAGCTTCACCGGCACTCATGATCCACAGATTGAAGTGCAGTACCGACAGCTGACCCTCAGGGACGTGGACATCGGGTACGCGGGCAGGCATTCCGCGAATGATTCGATTCACAAGGCATTAGCCGAGCTGTCCATCGGGAATGAGATCGAGCTTCGGCCAGAGGGTGACCGTTATCTGATGGTTACTGAGGAAGGTTGGATAGTTGGGCGAACGGCGAGATCTTTCAAGCTGAATGCACCCCCGCGAAAATGCGAGGTAATGGGTATGGTTGTCCGCTATGCGGCGGACGGGGAGGAGCATTTTAGGAAGGGGATGCAGGTGGAACAGTGGGAGGTGCCGGTTGTGCGGGTGGCGTTTGTCGGCTGAACTATTGTGCTGAGGCCTGGGCAGAGCTGATGTAATACGATGGCAGGCATTCGCTATCGGCAAAATGCGGTCATCAGGTGCCTACAGAAACAGGGGCTATTCAATCTTTATCCGTGTAGAGGTCAGCACTGTCGCTTGGGATTTTGTGAGAGTTTTTGAACCGTGATACTGCTCTAGAAGAGCTGCTGAGTTAAAGTCTTAGAATCCATCAGCCCGGCATATTACCCTAAGCCGTCACAAGGAAGAGGCTATGCAGATCCAGCACTTGGAGATCGCAAATTTCCGCAAGCTCCTGTCCGTTCGAATCGACCTGGCAAGCACCACCACCCTATTGGTCGGTGCCAACAACAGTGGTAAATCCTCCGCGATGTTGGCACTGCGTAAATTTCTGCTTTCGAAAGCGAGCGCTTTCCGCCTCCAGGATTTAACGCTTGCTCACCTCACGACCATTCATGCCATTGGTGTCGAGTGGGAAGAGGCTGGCGAAACGTTCGAGATACCAGAGGCAAACCAGTGGACGCATTGGCTACCGACTCTCGATCTATGGGTGGAAGCCTCGCAAGGAGAACTGCATTACATCAAGGATCTGATTCCCAATTTTGCCTGGAAAGGTGGCCGCGTCGGGATGCGTTTTCGTCTTGAGCCCAAGGACATGGCCAAACTTTTCACCGATTACCGAAAAGAGCGTAATCGCGTCAAAACACTGCTGCAGGAGATCTTGAACAAGACCGAGGAGGGAAAAACTCCACCCACCCTTTCACTTTGGCCGCAAAGCCTGCATGACTACTTTAACCGACGTTTGGGAGCGATGTTCACGATACGCTGGTATCGTCTCGATCCGGCGCAGCTCTGCGAACCAGATCCCAATACTCGTCACGCTAGCCCACAAGCAC
This region includes:
- a CDS encoding helix-turn-helix domain-containing protein; translated protein: MDLKQAFGVALRQLRNKRNLSQEDFSDISSRTYMSSLERGLKSPTIDKIQQISDVLEIHPVSIMVATYLAGNPGTTIEALFERVESDLDVVDC
- a CDS encoding BPSL0761 family protein, whose amino-acid sequence is MTLPHERTRSLVQAGELLAEISKDHSLPDEIRAQVKVVLRHYPSSKEILLIGKRDEMADDPFGPWLSSDTKS
- a CDS encoding RecQ family ATP-dependent DNA helicase, whose protein sequence is MTLPPQPKGLVFDLEVVPAKNGKPDRIIMIGGLRPDTGGELELKVGSDSADALRKLDALSQGASFVLGHNLVEHDLPVLQTAVPDLAMLRLPVIDTLRLSPLAFPQNPYHRLVKDYKLIRDSLNSPLADCRSTLTLFQDQREAFGQLRSTHRDELLCYQSLLAPSISGGDLGAFFGSLTGATPISLPEALKLVPNLLIETDPTLDRDLKVCRPALAVLLDHVEAEEHLRWAFAYALAWLRVSGGNSVLAPWVRYQFPAVVGMIQKLRDEPCGSADCQYCRTTHDPRLELKRYFGFDDFRYESPGSSLQHDVVLAGMQGENVLAVLATGGGKSLCYQLPALNRFHRNGSLTIIVSPLQSLMKDQVDGLLTRNVQCAAALNGLLTMPERADVLEKIQLGDIGILLVSPEQFRNMTFRKAIAQRQIGAWIFDEAHCLSKWGNDFRPDYLYVARFIREFSGDQPVAPIGCFTATAKLDVLGDIEEHFQEMLGLTFKSFIGTHERTNLSFEVLPCLRNEKWARINQLLSTELGEQDGGAVIFVASRRKTEELASFLISQNWSCRHFHAGLEPHEKKDIQESFIGGSLRIIVATNAFGMGVDKPDIRLVVHADIPGSLENYLQEAGRAGRDQAQARCVLLYDPQDIETQFGLSERSKLSLRDIQQILRKLRVESTKRKGGELVITAGEILLDDNVDTSFDIDDQDAETKVVTAVAWLERGEYLKREVNKTQIFPARPGLSKEECDKRLKQANLSQRRRQEFEAILRFLFSACPDERINTDQLMALTGQTQEEVAGALKQLEELGLLVNDAQLTLYLRHGTSDSATQLLEHSLQLEKALFDVLREQAPDADSGAWQDLNLQPLTAELKQRTNRPDLLPLHVQRLLRSLAQDRDGESRQRSSFELRQISRDYLKLRVQVGHDWNKLEAQGAKRRAIASKVLSFLVDKIAPGVRGKDLLVETTFSELLGVIEQDLALRHEIRLEQRRKAIEHVLLYMHLQEVLTLNHGMTVMRRAMTIDINPEKRGVYRKEDYLRLDEHYRERGIQVHVMREYAEMGLKGMATALGLVLDYFSQGKSEFIMRYFAGRERTLKLMTSEASWRTIVHSLNSAQKQAVTDDDDRNCLLLAGPGSGKTRVIVHRIAYLLRVRRVPASCVVALTFNRHAANEIRKRLFALIGQEAYGLTVLTYHSMAMRLTGTRFERGAEVNEAELKRVLENAVELLEGKGHAEGDDDLREQLMRGYRYILVDEYQDIDEMQYRLVSALAGRTTDDEGKLCIMAVGDDDQNIYGWRQTSNQYIERFTQEYEASISYLIENFRSTGHIINAANRVIQANPDRLKAEHPIGIDKKRVTAPAGGNWEALDPVRRGRVLRIQLPAIDRDAGNLQAQAAARELVRLTNLEGLDLKGCAVLARSHRYLAPLQAWCEQNGVPYHLAANKDSALPLTRLREFVQVVRMISAHEEALSPADLQQLVEAREFSTQWRAFFTAAVEQMQVELGDSKFSAATLVDWLYEYAREIRQQTSEGLYLGTVHSAKGLEFRHVVLLDGSWKVTADQLSDERRLYYVGMTRAEHSLTICEYPGGNPFSHALADSAIVESFTGTHDPQIEVQYRQLTLRDVDIGYAGRHSANDSIHKALAELSIGNEIELRPEGDRYLMVTEEGWIVGRTARSFKLNAPPRKCEVMGMVVRYAADGEEHFRKGMQVEQWEVPVVRVAFVG